One Bythopirellula goksoeyrii genomic window, CTGGATCGTAATCGTCGACGACAGCCAGTTCGCCGCCGAGTCGCTGCGAAACTTCCTATGGGTCACGTTCACACGAACCAATCCGGCCACCGACCTGTATGGCGTTGAGGATTTTGTAGCAGACAAACATTGGGGCTGCCGCGGCCCGCTAGTATTCGACGCCCGCATCAAACCACACCATGCCCCCGTGCTGGAGGAACCTCCTGAGATCACAAGCCGAATAGATTCCCTGGCCGCTTCCGGAGGGCCGCTGCACGGGATCCTCTAGTGATTAATGGGCAACCAGATTCTTTAACTGGAGAAAGCAGGGAGTAGGAAGTACTGATTTGTTCATTATCTAAGAATCTATGGCCACAAAGAACACAAAAATGCACAAGAAAAGCTTGGATTACCACGCACATAGATTTCTTTTCGTGTCTTTTTGTGCTTTTCGTGGCAATCTTCAACCTCCTCTATTTCCTTCTGTGAAAAACATTCACTGGGCTGGGGAAGTCGTAGCCAAGTCCTTTTCCACAACAAAACTCCTGTTTAGATTCATAGTTCGAACCGCTATCCTTGAGAGACTTGTTCTGCCTATTTTCCACGAGAGGACGCTCCTAGATGGTTAGACTTACATTTCACGGTGCTGCCCAGACGGTCACCGGTTCCAAATACCTGCTTGAGGCAGGGGATGCCCGGGTGCTGGTCGACTGCGGCTTGTTCCAGGGCCTCAAGAAGTTGCGAGAATTGAATTGGACCGATCCGGATTTCAATGTCCGACAGATTGATTCTGTCGTGTTGACACACGCCCATCTCGATCATGTCGGCTATCTTCCTCGAATCGTCAAACAGGGTTTCCGCGGGAAGGTGTACTGCACACCAGCAACCGCTCAGCTGGCAGAGATCATTATGTTGGATTCGGCAAAAATTCAGGAACAAGATGCCGACTATGCCAACAAGAAGGGTTTCTCGAAGCACATCCCCGCATTTCCGCTCTACGAGGGGAGCGACGTCAAGGAAACACTCAAACTCTTCCGCACTCAAACACGGGAGCATTGGTTTTCGCCCGCCGAGCCGATCCACATGCGGTTCCACGACGCGGGGCATCTGCTAGGGTCGAACTTGATCGAAGTCGAAGTTCGTGATCGCAAGGATCCTCTGCGAATCGTTTTCTCGGGCGATGTGGGACGCTACGATGGGCCACTCTATCACGACCCCACGCCTCCCCCCGCTTGCGACTACATGATCTGCGAGAGCACCTATGGAAACCGCGATCATCCGGAAGTCGACTTGATGCAGAGCCTGGCCGACGTGGTGAACCGCTCCGCCAAGCGAGGCGGCTTGATGCTGGTCGCGGCGTTCGCCATCGGTCGCTCGCAACAATTGATTTACCTGTTACAGCTCTTGAAGAAGGAGGGCCGCATTCCTGACTTGAAGATCTATCTGGATAGTCCTATGTCCTGTAACGCCACCGGCGTCTATCGCGAGTTCAATGAGGACCATGACCTGAGCGAAGGTGAACTCGATCGCGACCATCCGCTCTTAGCGGGGCCAGGTGTTGTGCTCTGTCGCAAGGCGGAGGAGTCCAAAGCCCTCAATCGACTCTCGGGCCCCGGCATCGTAATCGCCAGCAGCGGCATGATGACCGGCGGTCGGATCGTGCATCACCTCAAACAGCGGCTTCCCGATAAGAAGACTACGGTTGTGCTGTCGGGGTATATGGCCGAAGGGACGCGCGGCCGCTACCTTGAGGATGGCGCCGAAACCCTGCGGATGCACGGCCAGGAAATTCCTGTGCGGGCAGCTATCGAAAAAATCCCCGGGCTGAGCGGCCATGCCGACCGGAGCGGCTTGTTGCGGTGGCTCGCTCCATTGCCGGACCCAAAACGAGTCTTTCTCACTCATGGCGAGATAGAGAGCAGCGAGTCGCTGGCGGAGGAATTACGCACCTCGCGCGGCTGGAACGTTCATATCCCCGCCCTGGGGGAGTCGCAAGAACTCGACTAACCCGTAAGATCCCCCTTTCGAGTAGGTTGCTGCATTCGCGTACCAATTATACCGATAAGCTAAAGTTGCAGAGCGAGCCCAGCGAGCCGGCCCGTCCTCGGGCCCGACCAAGAACACTCAAGAAACAGAACAATGGATCTCCCTCCCGAAGTTGAAAAAAACCGCCAAGCAATTCTTCGTTCCCCCAGTTATCGCATGGCTGAGATCGATGTCGATTTCTTGGGACGCGCTGCACAAAGACCGATTCGGATGCAGCTTGAATTGCACAAAGTTGAGACATTGCTGCGTGAGAATAAGATTGACTCGACCGTCGTCGTGTTTGGCGGAACTCGGGTCGTGGAACGCCACATTGCGGAAGAACGACTCGCCGCAGCACGAAAGCTGCTCGACGAGAATCCTTCTGATGAGCAAGCCAAGCGTGGGTTTATCCGTGCGGAGAGTGCTTTCTCCAAGACGCGCTTTTACGAAGATGCGAGAGAATTCAGTCGCATCGTTTCGTCCTCATGCCAGAGCGATGGCAAATGCAACTTCGTGATCGCCACCGGCGGTGGTCCTGGCGTAATGGAAGCCGCCAATCGCGGTGCCTTCGAAATTGGTGCCAAGAGCATTGGTTTCAATATCGAATTGCCTCACGAGCAAGAACCCAATCCGTACATTACACCGGAATTGTGTTTTCAGTTTAGCTATTTTGCACTGCGAAAGTTTCACTTCGTCCTGCGTGCAGCAGCACTGGTGGTTTTTCCAGGTGGGTTTGGAACTCTTGATGAACTCTTCAATACCCTCACCCTGCGGCAGACTGGCCGCATGCAGGAGATCCCGATCATTCTTTACGGGAAAGAGTATTGGGAGAACGTGATCGATTTTCAATACTTGGCCAACCAGGGGGTGGTAGCGGATGACGACCTGGAGCTCTGCTACTACGCAGATACCCCGGCAGAGGCGTGGAAGATCATCGCCGATTTTCACCATGTGAATTGATTTTTGCTGTATTTACAGCCTATCTTAAGCCGCTGGCCATTTTCGAGCCTTGCACCCTGGCTACTCGCTGGGATAATTACCCAGACTCCCTAGAAGTGATAGGTTAGAGTCGAGGCAATCTCCCACCCCACCCCAGCGATGAATTTCATGAGTTCCCCAGTCAAGCTTTCTTTGCGTACGTTCTCCAAATCCCTGTTGCATTTTTGCGCTGTAGCGATGGTTGCATCGATCTCACCATTTGTATCTGCCCAAGATTCGACTGTCGCAGTCGTTGGCGATGAGAACGCCGAATCGATCCCTTTGCCGGCTGAGGCTCAAACTGCCGAAGCTCTGTTCGAATTCATGGACGGACTGGGGGAAATGGAGCCCGAAGGCAAGAGCGATGAAGAAGTGATAGTTCATCAGAAGACAATCTTTCGCACCGTGCTGAATGCCGCGAATAAGATTCTGTCTATGGAGATCGCCAACGATCAGGCGATGGAAGCCAGCTTCTACAAGTTGCAAGCTTTGCAATATCTGCGCGATCTAGGTGAACCAGATGCCGCTGAACAGTTCGGCCAAGCCATTCAAGCCGCACTTGCCGACCAACGTTCAGAGGTCAATGAGATCGGGATGAAGTTCAATATCGAACAGGGTCTAAGCAGGTGGGGCCAACTCGATGAAGCACAGCGAAACGGAGTCGTTGACACTCTCATTCAATTCGTCAGCCGGGGAACGCCTGATGGCAATAAGCTACAGATGGTGATGTCGGTCGTCGATTACCTAGGCGACTCCGGTGGGGCGGCTCAA contains:
- a CDS encoding LOG family protein; translated protein: MDLPPEVEKNRQAILRSPSYRMAEIDVDFLGRAAQRPIRMQLELHKVETLLRENKIDSTVVVFGGTRVVERHIAEERLAAARKLLDENPSDEQAKRGFIRAESAFSKTRFYEDAREFSRIVSSSCQSDGKCNFVIATGGGPGVMEAANRGAFEIGAKSIGFNIELPHEQEPNPYITPELCFQFSYFALRKFHFVLRAAALVVFPGGFGTLDELFNTLTLRQTGRMQEIPIILYGKEYWENVIDFQYLANQGVVADDDLELCYYADTPAEAWKIIADFHHVN
- a CDS encoding MBL fold metallo-hydrolase RNA specificity domain-containing protein — translated: MVRLTFHGAAQTVTGSKYLLEAGDARVLVDCGLFQGLKKLRELNWTDPDFNVRQIDSVVLTHAHLDHVGYLPRIVKQGFRGKVYCTPATAQLAEIIMLDSAKIQEQDADYANKKGFSKHIPAFPLYEGSDVKETLKLFRTQTREHWFSPAEPIHMRFHDAGHLLGSNLIEVEVRDRKDPLRIVFSGDVGRYDGPLYHDPTPPPACDYMICESTYGNRDHPEVDLMQSLADVVNRSAKRGGLMLVAAFAIGRSQQLIYLLQLLKKEGRIPDLKIYLDSPMSCNATGVYREFNEDHDLSEGELDRDHPLLAGPGVVLCRKAEESKALNRLSGPGIVIASSGMMTGGRIVHHLKQRLPDKKTTVVLSGYMAEGTRGRYLEDGAETLRMHGQEIPVRAAIEKIPGLSGHADRSGLLRWLAPLPDPKRVFLTHGEIESSESLAEELRTSRGWNVHIPALGESQELD
- a CDS encoding TlpA family protein disulfide reductase, which codes for MSSPVKLSLRTFSKSLLHFCAVAMVASISPFVSAQDSTVAVVGDENAESIPLPAEAQTAEALFEFMDGLGEMEPEGKSDEEVIVHQKTIFRTVLNAANKILSMEIANDQAMEASFYKLQALQYLRDLGEPDAAEQFGQAIQAALADQRSEVNEIGMKFNIEQGLSRWGQLDEAQRNGVVDTLIQFVSRGTPDGNKLQMVMSVVDYLGDSGGAAQAKKLLDATIPLYKNDTDPEMQQVVTMLEGIARRMGLPGNPIKVEGTLLDGSEIDWASYRGKVVLVDFWATWCGPCRAEVPNVLKLYEAYHDQGFDVVGISLDEKREQAESYIQQNNIPWVTIFSEDESERGWEQPLAVYYGITGIPRAILVDQQGNVVSMLARGANLERELRKLLGEPQASAEDPQEGQSIEVAKPVVSE